A window of the Lactuca sativa cultivar Salinas chromosome 5, Lsat_Salinas_v11, whole genome shotgun sequence genome harbors these coding sequences:
- the LOC111899526 gene encoding putative pumilio homolog 8, chloroplastic has product MMVERVGIIENMEDQELEMLLGEIPHATSSLSLHHHPSYANGHHHHHHHHHVVNGNPRGNLSFVAPTMNRMMYGMYNDDDDSSSSYNQNTYTPPATAFPSMFYNAHSHSSSDASLSPSSSSTIPTLHDPIPNPHIISRNPDENLIDELGRLYINQDRINSTKFGASDDYLAINPHFPRTPITPDTEIHPAFFGFQQNYGVVPSTQSSNFDRSLTNYCYQWGIPAQIGKTGPKAKGNTNHGAHRFHHMAAGGSPNIRITRGGPGLSASDDSLIIQGEDLSRVRSKRFESPCENGRTKVYLSCSSHLTEAQRHIFMMAKDQHGCRLLQKIFDDGNSQHVQIVFNEIIGHVIELMINPFGNYLMQKLLEVCNEEQRMQILIAITREPRELVQISLNTHGTRVVQKLIETLKTRQQIKLVVSALEPGFLALIKDLNGNHVIQRCLQCLSNEDNKFIFEAAAKHCVEIATHQHGCCVLQRCINHSTGEHREKLVSEISANGLLLAQDAFGNYVVQYILELQIPSAVSKLMSQFEGNYVHLATQKFSSHVVEKCLAVLDGQIRSTIIRELISATHFEQVLQDPHANYVVQTALRVSEGQLHNALVNAIESHKAISRNSPYSKRIFSHKLLRR; this is encoded by the exons atgatggTTGAGAGAGTTGGGATTATTGAGAACATGGAGGATCAAGAACTTGAAATGTTGTTGGGTGAGATCCCTCATGCAACATCATCACTTTCCCTTCACCATCATCCATCATACGCCAAtggccatcatcatcatcaccatcatcatcatgttGTCAATGGTAATCCTCGCGGTAACCTCTCTTTTGTCGCTCCAACAATGAATAGGATGATGTATGGTATgtataatgatgatgatgattcatCATCTAGTTACAACCAGAATACATATACCCCCCCTGCTACTGCCTTTCCAAGCATGTTCTACAATGCCCATTCCCATTCATCATCTGATGCATCACTATCACCTTCATCATCATCAACTATTCCTACATTACATGATCCCATCCCCAATCCCCATATCATCTCAAGAAATCCTGATGAAAATTTAATTGATGAACTTGGTAGACTGTATATCAATCAGGATCGCATCAATTCGACTAAATTTGGGGCTTCTGATGACTATCTTGCAATTAACCCTCATTTTCCAAGAACCCCCATAACTCCTGATACTGAAATCCATCCAGCATTCTTCGGTTTTCAGCAAAATTATGGGGTAGTTCCCTCTACCCAATCTTCAAATTTCGACAGGAGTTTGACAAATTATTGTTATCAATGGGGAATTCCAGCTCAAATCGGGAAGACCGGTCCAAAAGCTAAGGGTAACACTAACCATGGCGCCCATCGGTTCCACCACATGGCAGCCGGTGGTTCACCGAATATTAGAATCACCCGTGGTGGGCCCGGTTTATCAGCTAGTGACGATAGTTTGATCATTCAAGGTGAAGATTTAAGTCGTGTTAGAAGCAAAAGGTTTGAAAGCCCTTGTGAAAATGGCCGAACCAAGGTTTATTTATCGTGTTCTTCTCATTTGACCGAAGCTCAAAGACACATTTTTATGATGGCGAAAGACCAACATGGGtgtcgtcttctccaaaagattttCGATGATGGAAACTCACAACATGTGCAGATTGTATTTAATGAGATTATCGGACATGTAATCGAGCTTATGATCAACCCTTTTGGGAATTACCTTATGCAGAAGCTTCTGGAAGTGTGCAATGAAGAACAACGAATGCAAATTTTGATTGCAATCACTCGTGAACCAAGGGAACTTGTTCAAATTTCATTGAACACTCATGG AACTCGAGTTGTACAGAAACTTATCGAGACTCTCAAGACAAGGCAACAAATCAAGCTTGTAGTTTCTGCTCTTGAACCAGGGTTTCTTGCTCTTATAAAGGATCTTAATGGCAATCATGTCATTCAGCGTTGCTTACAGTGCCTCAGCAATGAAGATAATAAG TTCATCTTTGAAGCTGCTGCAAAACATTGTGTTGAAATTGCCACCCATCAACACGGTTGTTGTGTGTTGCAAAGATGCATAAATCACTCAACAGGTGAGCATCGTGAAAAATTAGTCTCTGAAATTTCAGCAAATGGACTTCTTCTAGCACAAGATGCATTTGG aaacTATGTTGTACAGTATATTCTGGAACTGCAGATTCCTTCAGCTGTGTCGAAGCTTATGTCACAGTTTGAGGGTAACTACGTGCATCTTGCAACACAAAAATTCAGCAGCCATGTGGTGGAGAAATGTTTAGCAGTGTTAGATGGTCAAATCAGGTCAACCATCATCCGTGAGTTgatctcagccactcattttgaACAAGTGCTTCAAGATCCACATGCCAACTATGTTGTTCAAACCGCTCTTCGTGTTTCTGAG GGTCAGCTTCATAATGCATTGGTGAATGCGATTGAATCCCACAAAGCGATCTCAAGGAACAGCCCGTATTCGAAGAGGATTTTCTCTCACAAGCTTTTGAGGAGGTGA